From a single Populus nigra chromosome 18, ddPopNigr1.1, whole genome shotgun sequence genomic region:
- the LOC133678378 gene encoding chloride conductance regulatory protein ICln-like — protein sequence MAPGLRQFTERRGDGAGQPVIDTENGEELMLMCREVSIVIGNGSPESPGTLYISTKKVVWLSDVDRTKGYAVDFLSISLHAVSRDPEAYPSPCIYTQIETGEDEDELEGSDSECSDALDLSKVTEMRLVPSDPSQLDTLFQVFCECAELNPEPVEDNEEEHNWIFSADQLADETAELEDSEWNFSQNPTSSIGHSNGDHDLARTVLELQINDHRFEDAEEMEHEHESKGRH from the exons atggCACCAGGTTTAAGACAATTCACCGAGAGAAGAGGAGACGGTGCTGGACAACCAGTTATTGACACCGAAAATGGCGAGGAGCTTATGCTCATGTGTCGTGAAGTCTCCATTGTCATCGGCAACGGGTCCCCTGAATCTCCAGGCACTCTTTACATCTCCACAAA GAAAGTTGTGTGGTTAAGTGATGTGGATAGAACAAAAGGTTATGCAGTTGATTTCTTGTCTATTTCACTTCATGCTGTTTCAAGAGATCCTGAGGCTTACCCTTCTCCTTGTATCTACACTCAA attGAGACTGGAGAGGATGAAGATGAATTAGAAGGATCGGATTCAGAATGTAGTGATGCTTTAGACTTGTCGAAAGTCACGGAGATGAGACTTGTTCCTTCAGACCCTAGCCAAT tGGATACTTTGTTTCAGGTATTCTGTGAGTGCGCTGAGCTAAATCCTGAACCAGTTGAAG ATAACGAAGAAGAACATAATTGGATCTTTAGTGCCGATCAACTGGCAGATGAAACTGCTG AACTGGAAGATTCTGAATGGAATTTCTCTCAAAATCCAACAAGTTCAATTGGTCATTCAAATGGGGATCATGACCTAGCTCGCACGGTGCTTGAG CTCCAAATCAATGATCACCGGTTTGAAGACGCAGAAGAGATGGAACATGAACATGAAAGCAAGGGTCGCCATTAG
- the LOC133678105 gene encoding UDP-glucuronate 4-epimerase 2-like, translated as MDKPLNVNRLRTHFSLIKLIAWTCIFLGLILFFSLHYPHSSPSNRLKYLEDSDWKYQILNSGRPKSRNGFRVLVTGAAGFVGMHVSTALRQRGDGVVGLDNFNGYYEKSLKRAREDLLKSKDVFIVEGDINDGVLLTKLFKLVKFTHVMHLAAQAGVRYAMKNPGSYVHSNIGGFVSLLEVCKLMNPQPAIVWASSSSVYGLNKKVPFSEIDRTDNPSSLYAATKKAGEAIAHTYNHIHGLSITGLRFFTVYGPWGRPDMAYFFFTRDILKGKQISVFEGLNGFTVSRDFTYIDDIVKGCLGALDTATKSTGSGGVKKGPAQLRVYNLGNTSPVPVSKLVNILEKLLKVKANKVVSPMPANGDVLFTHANISLARRELGYKPTTDLQSGLKKFVAWYLDYYKPSGKKSSV; from the coding sequence ATGGACAAACCATTGAATGTTAACAGGTTGAGAACCCATTTTTCACTCATTAAATTAATAGCCTGGACCTGCATTTTCCTTGGCCTaatcctcttcttctctttacaCTACCCTCACTCAAGTCCCAGTAACAGACTGAAGTATTTAGAAGACTCTGATTGGAAGTATCAGATTCTCAATTCGGGTCGACCCAAATCAAGAAATGGGTTCCGGGTTTTGGTCACTGGAGCTGCTGGATTTGTTGGAATGCACGTGTCCACTGCACTTAGGCAGCGAGGAGATGGCGTTGTTGGCCTTGATAACTTCAATGGCTACTATGAAAAATCATTGAAGAGAGCAAGAGAGGATTTGCTGAAAAGTAAAGATGTTTTTATCGTTGAAGGTGATATAAATGATGGTGTTTTATTGACAAAGCTTTTTAAATTAGTGAAATTTACACATGTAATGCATTTAGCAGCACAGGCTGGTGTAAGGTATGCAATGAAGAATCCAGGGTCTTATGTTCATAGTAACATTGGTGGTTTTGTTAGTTTACTTGAAGTTTGTAAATTAATGAATCCACAGCCTGCCATTGTGTGGGCATCGTCTAGTtctgtttatggactcaataaAAAAGTACCCTTTTCAGAGATTGATAGGACTGATAATCCTTCTAGTCTCTATGCTGCTACTAAGAAGGCTGGTGAGGCTATAGCACACACTTATAATCATATTCATGGTTTATCAATCACGGGGCTGCGGTTTTTCACGGTTTATGGTCCTTGGGGAAGACCGGATATggcttatttcttttttactagGGACATATTGAAAGGGAAGCAGATTTCAGTTTTTGAAGGGCTTAATGGGTTTACTGTTTCGAGGGATTTTACTTACATTGATGATATAGTGAAGGGCTGTTTAGGTGCATTGGATACTGCTACCAAGAGTACTGGAAGTGGTGGGGTTAAGAAAGGCCCCGCGCAATTGCGGGTTTATAATCTTGGGAATACCTCGCCGGTGCCAGTTAGTAAGCTTGTTAATATATTGGAGAAGTTGTTGAAGGTTAAGGCTAATAAGGTAGTGTCGCCAATGCCTGCAAATGGGGATGTGCTGTTTACTCATGCTAATATTAGTTTAGCAAGGAGGGAGCTTGGTTATAAGCCCACTACTGACTTGCAATCAGGATTGAAGAAATTTGTGGCGTGGTATCTGGATTACTATAAACCATCCGGGAAGAAGAGTTCTGTCTAA
- the LOC133678678 gene encoding protein EXORDIUM-like 3, protein MAPSTSHASVLLIATILALLLAATPITCWRPWPHLKPNSSDLLYDSSKKFEGSSEFVHLRYHMGPVLTGNITVHTIWYGRWEKSQKKIIREFINSISTVNARPPSVSGWWRTVQLYTDQTGANISHTVQLGQEKNDRFYSHGKSLTRLSIQSVIKSAVTAKSKPLPTNPKNGLYLLLTSDDVYVQDFCGQVCGFHYFTFPSIVGYTLPYAWVGNSEKLCPGVCAYPFSVPKYIPGLKALKSPNGDVGVDGMISVIAHEIAELATNPLVNAWYAGQDPSFPVEIADLCEGIYGTGGGGSYTGQMLLDHDGATYNMNGIRRKFLVQWVWNHFVSYCTGPNALDK, encoded by the coding sequence ATGGCACCAAGCACATCTCATGCTTCAGTGCTCCTCATCGCCACCATACTTGCCCTGCTCCTTGCCGCCACGCCCATCACTTGCTGGCGTCCATGGCCTCACCTAAAACCCAACAGCTCAGACCTTCTTTATGATTCCTCCAAAAAATTTGAAGGGTCATCAGAATTTGTTCACCTGCGTTATCACATGGGCCCGGTCCTGACCGGGAACATAACAGTCCACACAATCTGGTACGGTAGATGGGAAAAATCCCAGAAAAAGATTATTCGAGAGTTCATCAACTCAATCTCAACCGTCAATGCACGGCCACCGTCAGTTTCTGGGTGGTGGAGAACTGTGCAACTCTACACAGACCAAACTGGAGCCAACATCTCACATACTGTCCAATTAGGACAGGAAAAAAACGACAGGTTTTATTCTCACGGGAAGTCTTTAACGAGGTTGTCTATACAGTCGGTGATCAAGAGTGCCGTCACGGCCAAATCTAAGCCGCTGCCTACCAATCCGAAGAACGGTTTGTACCTGTTGTTGACTTCCGATGACGTGTACGTTCAGGATTTTTGCGGGCAGGTTTGTGGGTTTCATTATTTTACATTTCCGTCGATCGTAGGGTACACGTTGCCTTATGCTTGGGTAGGTAACAGTGAAAAGCTGTGTCCTGGTGTGTGCGCCTATCCGTTTTCCGTGCCTAAGTATATACCTGGGTTGAAGGCACTAAAGTCACCGAACGGTGACGTGGGTGTTGATGGGATGATAAGTGTGATTGCTCATGAGATTGCGGAGCTGGCGACCAATCCATTGGTGAATGCTTGGTATGCAGGACAGGACCCAAGTTTTCCCGTGGAAATAGCTGATTTGTGTGAGGGTATTTATGGAACTGGAGGTGGTGGGTCCTATACAGGACAAATGTTGTTGGATCATGATGGTGCCACGTATAATATGAATGGGATCAGACGGAAGTTCTTGGTTCAGTGGGTTTGGAACCATTTCGTTAGTTACTGTACTGGCCCTAATGCCCTTGATAAGTAG
- the LOC133678007 gene encoding small ribosomal subunit protein uS10z/uS10x-like — translation MAAAYGAMKAQKPGLEETQEQIHKIRITLSSKDVKNLEKVCTDLVRGAKDKRLRVKGPVRIPTKVLNITTRKSPCGEGTNTWDRFELRVHKRVIDLFSSADVVKQITSITIEPGVEVEVTIAD, via the exons ATGGCAGCAGCTTATGGAGCTATGAAGGCGCAAAAGCCGGGTTTGGAGGAGACTCAGGAGCAGATTCACAAGATCAGGATCACTCTTTCCTCCAAGGATGTCAAAAACCTTGAGAAAG TTTGCACTGACCTGGTCCGTGGTGCCAAGGATAAGAGACTGAGGGTTAAGGGTCCAGTGAGAATCCCTACCAAGGTTCTTAACATTACCACCAGGAAATCCCCTTGTGGTGAAG GAACCAACACATGGGACAGATTCGAGCTTAGGGTCCACAAGCGTGTTATTGATCTCTTCAGTTCTGCCGATGTTGTCAAGCAGATCACCTCTATTACAATTGAACCTGGTGTTGAGGTTGAAGTTACCATTGCAGATTAG